The genomic segment CTGGAGGACATGCGGCGTGCGCGCGCCTTCAGAACGGAAATTTCATGCCGCCGGGCAGGCCCGGCATACCGGCGGTGAGCTTGCCCATCTTCTGCTCCGAAGTTTCCTCGGCCTTGCGCACGGCGGCATTGAAAGCCGCCGCCACCAGGTCTTCCAGCATGTCCTTGTCCTCCGCCAGCAGGCTCGGGTCGATGCGGATGCGTTTGACATCATGCTTGCAAGTCATCAGCACCTTCACCAGGCCGGCGCCGGATTCACCTTCGACTTCGATCAGCGCCAGTTCGTCCTGGGCTTTTTTCAGGTTGTCCTGCATTGCCTGGGCTTGCTTCATGAGGCCGGCGAGCTGTCCTTTGTTGAACATGGGGGTTTCCTTTTTGCTGGAGGGTTCATGCAGGTTTGACGCTGCCCGGCACGATTTTCGCGCCGTGCTCGCGCATCAGCGACTGCACATAGGGGTCGTTGGCCACGATGGCCTGCGCGCGGCGCTGGCGTTCGGCGGTGGCGGCGGCATTGCGGCGGGCGGGGCTGTCGCAGACGACGCCCAGCTCGACACGGATTTGGCTGGCATGGCCTGCGGCCTGTAGCGCGGCGCGCAGCCGCTCGCGCGCCGTGGGTTGGTTCAGCGACTCGCTGTCGACGCGCAGCAGCCAGTGCCCGTCGTCGCGCGCCAGCAGTTGCGATTGCAAGGCCAACTCGCGCGCCAGCGCCGTGATGGCCTCTGCGGCCAGCAGTTCCTGCACGGTGGCATGCCAGATGTCGCCCTCTTCGGTCGGGGTACAACGCTCCGATACAGGCGCTGGCATGGACGCGCAATGCGGCGTGGGCTGCAAGCGGGCTCCGGGTTCGGGTGTCACCCGCACCGGAATGGCTACGAATTCAGGCGCATTCTGCAACGGTGCTGATTGCACCGCAGCGGCACCGGACTTCTCGGCACCGGCCGGGTCGAGCAGCGCCGGCGCAATGGTCTGCGCTGGCGCCACAGGGTCTGCCGGGGTGCTCGCAGCCGCAGCAGCAGCAGCCGGTGCCGGTGCCGGTGTTGGTGCCGGGACCGGCACGGATACCGGCACCGCGCCCGAAGGGGCGGCTTCAGGCTGGTGCAGGCTTTTTTTTTCGCTCGGCGCGCCGCCGGGCTTGAAGGCCAACAGGCGCAGCAGCACCATGGTCAGCGCCGCGTATTCGTCGGGCGCAAGCCCCAGTTCGCCGCGCCCGTGCAGGCACAGGCTGTACAGCAGATGGGTTTCGTCCGCCGGCATTGCGGCGGCCAGCCGGGCGGTTTCTGCCGCCTCGGGATCTTGCGCATCCACTGCGTCGGCCTGCTGCGGCACGGCCTGAAGCACTGCCATCCGTTGCAGCACGGCCGCCATCTCTTCGAGCGTGGATGCGGCCGACAGGCCGTTGAGCCGCAACTCCTGCGCGGTTTCGACCACCGCCCGGCCATCGCCTTGCGCCAGCGCATCGATCAGCCGGAACACATACGAGCGGTCGACCGCGCCCAGCATCTGGCGCACGGCGGCTTCTTGCAACTGGCCGCTGCCAAAGGCGATGGCCTGATCGGTCAGCGACAGCGCATCGCGCATCGAGCCGCGCGCCGCGCGCGCCAGCAGTTGCAGGGCCTGGGGCTCGGCGGCCACCTGTTCGGCCGCCAGCACCTGCACCAGGTGCGCGTGCACGGTCTGCGGCGCCATGGGGCGCAGGTTGAATTGCAGGCAGCGGCTGAGCACCGTGACCGGCACCTTCTGCGGGTCGGTCGTGGCCAGCACGAACTTGAGGTACTCGGGCGGCTCTTCCAGCGTCTTGAGCATGGCGTTGAACGCCGTGTTCGTGAGCATGTGCACCTCATCGATCATGAAGACCTTGAAGCGCCCCTGCACCGGCTTGTACACCGCCTGCTCGAGCAGGCTTTGCACCTCGTCGACGCCCCGGTTGGAGGCGGCGTCGAGTTCGGTGTAATCGACGAAACGGCCGCTGTCTATGTCGCTGCAGGCCGGGCAGATGCCGCAGGGCGTCGCGGTGATGCCGCCCTGCCCATCCGGGCCCTGGCAGTTGAGCGACTTGGCCAGGATGCGCGCCACCGTGGTCTTGCCCACGCCGCGCGTGCCGGTGAACAAATAGGCATGGTGCAGGCGCTGCCGGGTCAGCGCATTGCTCAGGGCCTGCACCACATGCTCTTGCCCCACCATTTCGGCGAAATTGCGCGGTCGGTACTTGCGGGCGAGCACGAGGTAGGACATGCGCCCGATTCTACGGCCCGGGCAGCGCGGCAGCGCAGCCCGGGCCGGGCGCGCAAAACAGGACTGGCCTGCGGCTACAATCGCGGCCGACGGGCCTGCCCGCATGGTAAAGCGGCCAACCGGGTCAGGTGGGGAACCAAGCAGCCCTAACTGTGGAGTCAGTGCCGGGGCCAGGCTCGTCAACCAGATGAAAATCACCTTTTGCTGTACCGGCACCCAGGCCGGGCCCTGGTTGCAAGGGCTGGCCGCCGCACTGCCACAGGCTGACATCAGCCTGTGGCAGCCCGGTGCCCCGCAGGCCGACCATGCCGTGGTCTGGAAGCCGCCGCAACAGTTCATCGACGAGCAGCCGCGGCTCAGAACCTTGTTCAACCTGGGCGCGGGCGTGGATGCGCTGCTGCGCCTGCGCCTGCCGCCCGCAGCGCTGGTGGTGCGGCTCGATGACGCGGGCATGGCGGTGCAGATGGCCGAATATGTGTGCCATGCGGTGATTGGCCATTTGCGCGAGTTCGATGCCTATGCGGGCCAAATGCGGGCCGGGCGCTGGGACGACCTGCGCCCGCCGCGCCGGCGCGCGGATCTGCCGGTGGGCGTGATGGGGCTGGGGGTGTTGGGGCAGCGGGTGGCCGGCGCGCTGGCGCAGTTCGAGTTCCCGGTCAATGGCTGGAGCCGCTCGCGCAAGACCGCCATGGACGGGGTTCGCACCTTCAGCGGGGCCGACGGGTTCGATGCATTTCTGGCGGCCAGCCGCGTGCTGGTGAACCTGCTGCCGCTCACGCCCGATACCGTGGACATCATGAACCGCACGACCCTCTCGCGGCTGCAACCGGGCGCCTATGTGATCAATGTGGCGCGCGGCGCGCATCTGGTCGATGAGGATCTGCTGGCGCTGATCGATAGCGGCCATATCGCCGGCGCCACGCTGGATGTGTTTCGCAGCGAGCCGCTGCCCGCCGACCATGCGTTCTGGCGCCATCCCCGGATCACCGTCACGCCCCATATCTCGGCCCGCACATTGCGCCAGGAGAGCATTGCCCAGATTGCGCACAAGATCACCACGCTGGAGCAAGGCGGGGCCGTGGCCGGGGTGGTGGACCCGGCGCGCGGCTATTGACGCGATGCGGCTTGGCCGGGTGACAGGCGGGCGCTGGCCAGGCAGGGCCGAGGCGGGCGCACCATGGTCACGCCGGCAGCGCCTGCCCGCTGGCCCGGGCGCTGCGCGCCGCTCCTGGTCGGGGCGGTCTTGGTCGGGGCTGCTTTACCGCCATTGCCGGATGTCATCGGCCGTGGCCAGCGGCCGGCCCAGCGCTTGCGCGACCTGCACGGCCTGGCGCACCAAGGCGGCGTTGTCGGGGGCGATGCTGCCGTCCTTGCACAGCAGGTTGTTTTCAAAGCCCACGCGGGCATGACCGCCCAGCGCTGCGGCGGCTGCGATGCAACTGTTTTCGGTGGCGCCGAAAGCGCAGACCGCCCAAGGCTCGGGCCCTTCATGGGCCGTCACGAAGGGCAGCAAATCCCGGGGACTGGAGGTCTGGCCGGCGCTGTAGCGGCCCAGCACGAACAGCAGCGACCAGGGGGCCTGCGGCACCACGGCCCGCGCGCGCAGATCTTGCCAGCGGCGCAGGTCGGCCAGGTCGTACAGGATGATCTGGGTCAGCGTGCGCTGGCGCGCCAGCCCGGTGAAAAAGCGCTGCAAGCCGGCTTCGCCGATCTCGGGTTGGTCGAACTCGCGCAGGCCCACCGACACCGCTTCGGGGCGCAGCGCCTCGACCAGCGCGATCTGTGCCGCTGCGCGGTAGATGCCGGCCGCCTCGCTGGTGATTTGCAGCACCAGCGCCTGCCCCACCGCCTGGCGCACGCGGTGGATGGCCGCACGGTAGCCTTGCAGGTCCAGGCTGTGGCGGCCCTGGGCGTCGCGGATATGCATGTGCAGCATGGCCGCCCCGGCATCCAGACAGGCGCGCGCCGTGGCCGCCAGTGCGTCGGCGGTGATCGGCAAGGCGGCGTGGTCCCGGGGCTGTTTGTAGGCGCCATTCGGGGCGACGGTGACGATCAGCGGGTTGCCGCTCCATGCCGAAGTGCTGGCGGGCGTGGCTGTCGGCTGGCGCTCGCCGGCGAGCGGGGCCTGGCGCTCGTGCCGTGCGGCATCGGGCTTGGGCGCCGTCATCCGGGTGCCGCCCTCTGCGGCCACGGTGCTGGTGTTGACGGGCGAACTCGAATCCATGGCGGCTCCTGGCGTGGCGCGTGGCGCGCGGGATGTGCGCTGGCGCGTCGGCGCGCGCAGTCTATCCGACACAATAGGGGAGTCTGTCCGTCCCCGCTGTCCCCGCTTTTGCCTGAGCGTCACACCATGAGCCTTCCTGCCAAAGTCAAGATCGTCGATGTCGGCCCGCGTGACGGCCTGCAAAACGAGCCGGCGCCGGTACCGGCCGAGATCAAGATCGGCCTGGTGCAGCGCCTGCAGGACGCGGGCCTGAAGAACATCGAGGTCACCAGCTATGTGTCGCCCCAATGGGTGCCGCAGATGGCGGACAACCACCAGGTGATGGCCGGCATCGCGCGCCAGCAGGGCGTGGTCTATTCGGTGCTGACGCCCAACCTCAAGGGCTTTGCTGCGGCACTGCCCGACCGGCCTGACGAGATCGTGGTCTTCGGCTCGGCCAGCGAAGCCTTCAGCCAGAAGAACATCAACTGCAGCATTGCCCAGAGCATCGAGCGCTTTGCGCCGGTAGTCCAGGCCGCGCGCGCTGCCGGCATTGCCGTGCGCGGGGCGATGAGTTGCGCCGTGGGCTGCCCCTATGAGGGCGACGTCGCACCCGAGCGCGTGGCCTACCTGGCGGGGCTGATGAAGCAGATCGGCGTGCAGCATGTGGGCGTGGCCGACACCATCGGCGTGGGCACACCGCGCAAGGTGCGGCGCGCGGTGCAGGCGGCGCTGCAGCATTACGGCATCGACGCCGTTTCGTGCCATTTCCATGACACCTACGGCCAGGCGCTGGCCAACACGCTGGCCACGCTGGAGATGGGCCTGTGGCAGTACGACAGCGCGGTCGCCGGCCTGGGCGGCTGCCCCTATGCCCGGGGCGCCACAGGCAATGTGGCTACCGAAGACATGGTGTATATGCTGCACGGCATGGACATAGAGACCGGCATCGACCTGGACAAACTCGTCGATGCCGGCGCCTACATCAGCCGCTTTCTGGGCCGCAAGCCCCATTCGCGGGCCGCCAGCGCGTTGCTCGCCCGGCGCGCGGACGGCTGATGCGCCAAGGCGCAGTCAACGACGGGAAATGACAGGAAATGACAGCAATCAGCGGAGCTTCCGGCATGTGCGCCACCCCATTGAAGGATTTACCCGAAGCCGTGCAGCGGGTGGCGGCCGCATTGCAGGCGCAGGGCCATGCCCATATGCCGCAGATGCTCGACGCTGCCGCGCGCACTGCGCAGCAGGCGGCCGATGCGCTGGGCATCCGGGTCGGGCAGGTGGCCAAGAGCATTATCTTTCGGCGCCAGAGCGACGATGCGGCGGTGCTGGTGGTGACCTCGGGCGACCGCCGGGTCGACGAGAAAAAGGTCGCCGCCCAAGTGGGCAAGATCGGCCGCGCCGATGCCGATTTCGTCAAGGCGCGCACCGGCTTTTCGATTGGCGGCGTGGCGCCGCTGGCCCATGCCACGCCGCCCGTCACGCTGATCGACCAGGACCTGCTGCGCTTTGACGTGGTCTGGGCCGCAGCGGGCCATCCGCACAGCGTGTTCGCGCTGCACCCCGGCGACCTGCAGCGCCTGACCGGCGCGCCGGTGGTCGATGTGGTGCAGGAGCCGGCGGACATGGCCGCCAAGTCAGCGCCATGAGCGCCGCCCGGCCGCCCGAAGGCGCTCATACCGTAGCCGAAGGCGCAGGTATCCCATCGATCGCCGCCCGGCCGCCCGAAGGCGCTCATACCGCAGCCGAAGGCGCAGGTATTCCATCGATCGCCGTCCGGCCGCCCGAAGGCGCTCGCACCGTAGCCGAAGGCGCAGGTACTCCAGTGAACGCCATCGATTTGCTGGCCGAGCGCGCAAACAAAACCTGCGCTGACGGCCATTTCGATGGCGCCCATGGCGCGGCCGTGCCATCGCCGTGCATCGCGGTATGCCGCATGTCCCCGGAGCGCGGCCACTGCGAGGGCTGCTTTCGCACGCTCGACGAAATACGCCTTTGGTCGAGCGCCGACGGCCCGCTGCGCCGCCGCATCTGGCAGCAACTGCTCGGGCGCGCGGGCATCGCGTTGCCGGCACTAGTGTCGCGTCACGGATCAGATGTCGTAGGCTGCGCGCAGCCATCGGAGCGCAGCGCAAGGCGCATCGTGCGGCCAATACCGAGCGTATTGGCAAGCGATGCAACGCCGCGATGCGCTTCGATGGCCAGCGCAGACCGACAGATGATCGGTGACGCGACACTAGAGACCCCGCCATGAAGCAAATCAGGTTCTATCTGGACTTCGTCTCGCCCTATGCCTGGCTGGCGTTCGAGCGCCTGCCCGAAGTGCTGGCGGGCCTGAGCCACAGCGTTGCCTATCAGCCGGTGCTGCTGGGCGCATTGCTGCAGCAGCATCACAACCCGGGCCCGGCGGGCATAGCACCCAAGCGCGACTGGACCTACCGCCATGTGGGCTGGCTGGGCCATGCGCAGGGCACGCCGCTGCAACTGCCTGCGCGCCACCCGTTCAACCCGCTGCCCTTGCTGCGCCTGGCCCTGGCCTGTAGCGATGACGGCCATATCAACCGCTTTGTCGCCGGCGCCGTGCTGCGCCATGTCTGGCAAGGAGGCCAAGATGCGCTCGACGCCGGGCGTCTGGCGGCGCTGGGCACGGAACTCGCCGGACAACTGCGCCCCGGACAGGACAACCATGGCGCAGCGCCCAAGGCATTGCTGCGCGCCAACACCGAGGCCGCGCAGGCGGCGGGCGTGTTTGGCGTGCCCACGTTCGAGGTCGATGGCAAGCTGTTCTGGGGGCTGGACAGCCTGCCGATGCTGCGCGCGTATCTGGACGGCGATGCCTGGTTCGACGCGGGCGCCTGGGATGCTGTCCGGCAGATCCCCTCGGGCTTGACGCCGGACAAGGGCTGATCGGGTGTTCGGCGCGGCAGACGGCACTCGCACATGCCGGAAATACCTTTACGGGTTTCACCTTAGGTTGTCAGGGAGCAGTCAGTTTGGTGCAAGCTCCTGTTGGTTTCGCGTCAGAACGCGGTCAGTGCCATCTCCAAAAATGCGGGCAGCCCGCTGCTGCGCGGCCTGAACCACCATTGAACAGGAGATAAACCCCATGGCAACCGCTCATCCCGCACCACGGCCGATGACGCCTGAAGAGAAGAAAGTCATCTTCGCTTCATCGCTCGGCACCGTTTTCGAGTGGTACGACTTTTATCTGTACGGCGCGCTCGCAAGCATCATCGCCAAGCAGTTCTTCAGCGGCCTGGATGCCGGCTCGGCCTTCATCTTCGCGCTGCTGGCGTTTGCTGCCGGCTTCATCGTGCGGCCGTTCGGCGCCATCTTCTTTGGCCGCCTGGGCGACATGATCGGCCGCAAGTACACCTTCCTGATCACCATCCTGATCATGGGCCTGTCGACCTTCCTCGTCGGTATCTTGCCCTCCTATGCAACGGTCGGCGTCGCGGCGCCAGTGATCCTGATTGCGCTGCGTCTGCTGCAAGGCCTGGCGCTGGGCGGCGAGTACGGCGGCGCAGCCACCTATGTGGCCGAGCATTCTCCCCATGGCAAACGCGGCGCCTACACGTCCTGGATTCAGACCACGGCCACGCTGGGACTGTTTTTGTCGCTGGCGGTGATTCTTGGCGTGCGCACCACCTTGGGCGAAGAAGCTTTCGCCAGTTGGGGCTGGCGCCTGCCGTTCCTGCTGTCCATCGTGCTGCTCGGCATCTCGGTGTGGATTCGTCTGTCGATGAGCGAATCACCGGCCTTCCAGAAGATGAAGGCCGAAGGCAAGACCTCCAAGGCACCGCTGACCGAATCCTTCGCCCGCTGGAAGAACCTGAAGATCGTGATCCTGGCCCTGCTGGGCCTGACCGCCGGCCAGGCCGCCGTCTGGTACTCGGGCCAGTTCTATGCGCTGCTCTTCCTGACCGAGACGCTCAAGGTCGACGGCGCGACCGCCAACATCCTGGTGGCCGTGGCGCTGATGATCGGCACGCCGTTCTTTGTCGTGTTCGGCACCCTGTCGGACCGCATCGGCCGCAAACCCATCATCCTGACGGGCTGCCTGCTGGCTGCGCTGACCTACTTCCCGGTGTTCGGCGCGCTGACCAAGGCCGCCAACCCGGCGCTGGCCGAGGCCCAGGCGAAGAACCAGGTGCTGGTGATGGCCGACGCCAGCGAATGCTCGTTCCAGTTCAACCCCACGGGGCAGGTCAAATTCACCAGTTCCTGCGACATCGCCAAGCAGGTGCTGGCCCGGGCCTCGGTGAGCTACGAAAACGTCCCGGCCGCAGCCGGCACCCCGGCCACGATCAAGATCGGAGAGACCGCGATCACCTCGTACTCCAGCAAAGGCCTGCCGGCTGACGAGGCCAAGAAAAAGGACGCCGAGTTCAAACAAGCGGTCGGAGACGCGCTGAAGGCAGCCGGTTATCCCGCCAAGGCCGACCCGGAACGCATCGACAAGGTAATGATCATCGCAATCATCACCTACCTGGTGCTGCTGGTGACCATGGTGTACGGCCCGATCGCCGCGATACTGGTGGAGATGTTCCCCACCCGCATCCGCTACACCTCGATGTCGCTGCCCTACCACATCGGCAACGGCTGGTTCGGCGGCCTGCTGCCCACCTCGGCATTTGCCATCGTGGCCCAGACCGGCAACATGTACAACGGCCTGTGGTTCCCCGTCGTCATCGCCGGCGCCACCGTCGTGATCGGGGGCCTGTTCATCAAGGACACCAAGGACGTCGACATCTACGCCAACGACTGAGTAACCGTCTTCCGAGTCAAGTGCCGTGCAGCGATTTATCCCAAGGTTTGCCGGTTCTGACCATGGCGTTGAGCGTGGTCAGGAGTTTGCGCATGCACGCCACCAGAGCGACCTTGGGCAGCTTGCCGGCAGCCTTGAGGCGTTCGTAGAAGGCCTTGATGGCCGGGTTGTAGCGAGTGGCAGTCAGCGTTGCCATGTACAGCACACGCCGGACCTCGAAGCGTCCTCCTTGCACCCGTCGTCGGCCCTTGCTGCTGCCGGAATCGTTGGCCATGGGCGCCACGCCTACCAGGGCTGCGATCTCGCGCCGGTTGAGCCGGCCCAGTTCGGGCAACTCGGCAATCATCGTGGCGCTGGCCACCGGACCAACGCCTGCGGCCGACTGCAGCAGCCGGTCCAGATCGCCGAAGTGCTCCCGCACATGGCCCACCATCTGCGTCTCCAGCTCATTGAGCTGTGCCTTGATGGCAGCCACGATGGCCTCGATGCTTGGGTGCAGCTTCGCGGGGGTGATCTGCAGGCGCTGGCGTTCGGAATGAAGCATGGTCAGCAGCTGGCGCCTGCGTGTGACCAGCGCAGCCAGCCACTGCTGGCACTCGTCGGTCAGGGGGCGCAGGAAGCGGCTCAGGTCTTCGCGGCGCAGCAGCACCGCGGCCAGCTCCGCGAGCATGCGTGCATCGACCGCGTCGGTCTTGGCCAGCCGGCCCATGGACTTGGCGAAGTCGCGCGCCTGGCGCGGATTGAGCACCGCCACGGGCAGGCCTGCGGCCTGCAGGGCACACGCCAGCGCCACCTCGTAGCCACCGGTGGCCTCCATTACCACCAGGCCCACATCCAGGGGCTGCAAAAGCGCTGCAAGGGCCGAGTGGCCTTCAGCATCGTTGGTAAACCGCTGGGCCCCGCTCTTGGGCTCCAGCACACAGACATCGATGTGCGCCTTGGCTACGTCGATGCCCACCGTCATTGAGGTAACAGACATGATCTTCAGATCCCTTGCTTGTGCATGCGCGCTCAAGCTTGGCGCGCGTAACCGTTCGGGCTTCACGAAGACCAGCGCGGCGGCCGTGCGTTCTGTACTCAGTCACGGGCTCCATCACCCCAGCCGCTACCAAACTGCACGGGCCCGTCTGGCCGCCTCAACGGCGTTCAGACTCTACCGCGCTGGGCCGGTTTAAAGATACAAGCGGGTAGCTTGGGGCCTCAAACGAAAAAAAAGAGCCCCGGACCTTGCGGTCCGGGGCTCAATCCATCCTTTGAGGAGATGGAGGAGACAATCGGTGCGTGACAGGGGCCTGTGCCTGCTGCCATCTGCTTGGGTTCATCGTCTGAACGAGCAGCGCATGCCGCGAAGTCTAACGCAAATCTTGCTGCGTTGCAGCAAAGCCGTATTTCGCCGGGCAGATTTGTGCAAAAGCAGGCAAAAAAACCACAGACCATCAAAGGACAGCAATGGAATGCACAGTGAGCTGGACAGGCGGGGCCGGAACCCGGTCCGGCATGGGCTTTGTCGCCGAAACCGGCAGCGGCCATGTCTTGGCGATGGACGGAGCACCGGATGCCGCCCATCCGGCCCATGGCGGACAGAATCTGGCGCCGCGCCCGATGGAGACCGTGCTGGCAGGCACCGGGGGCTGCACCGCTTATGACGTGGTGCTGATCCTGCAGCGCGGCCGCCATGATGTGCGCGGCTGCAGCGTGAAGTTGACCACGGAGCGCGCCGCGACCGATCCCAAGGTGTTCACCCGGATCCACATGCATTTCACGGTCACCGGCAAGGGGCTTGCGCCCGCCGCCGTGGAGCGCGCCATTGCGCTGAGCCACGACAAATACTGCTCGGCCAGCATCATGCTGGGCAAAACTGCCGAGATCACCACCAGCTACGAGGTGCGGGAGCTCTGAGGCCCGCTGTGCGGCGTTCCTGGCTAGTGTCGCGTCACCGATCATCTGTCGGTCTGCGCTCGCCATCGAAGCGCATCGCGGCGTTGCATCGCTTGCCAATACAGCTCGGTATGGGCTGCGCGATGCGCCTTGCGCTGCGCTCCGATGGCTGCGCGCAGCCTACGACATCCGATCCGTGACGCGACACAAGGGGGCTGCGTCCGTTCCATGGGGCGTGAATGGCGTGCAGGATGGTGCGCAGGGTGACGCGCCATCATGGAAAACCCTTATATCAGCGTCGATCGGCGTTAGAATCACGCGGCGGCGCAACATGCCGCGTCATGCAGCGTGCGTTGGCCGCGCCACCTAGCCCTCAGCCCCCGATGCTCTCCCCCTTGTCCAAAGAAATCTTCATTCAGGGCATCACCCGTGACGGGAAAATCTTCAGGCCCGGCGACTGGGCCGAGCGGTTGGCCGGGGTGATGAGCCGTTTTCGCCCCGGTGGCGCCAAGCCCGGCAGCCA from the Verminephrobacter eiseniae EF01-2 genome contains:
- a CDS encoding YbaB/EbfC family nucleoid-associated protein, whose translation is MFNKGQLAGLMKQAQAMQDNLKKAQDELALIEVEGESGAGLVKVLMTCKHDVKRIRIDPSLLAEDKDMLEDLVAAAFNAAVRKAEETSEQKMGKLTAGMPGLPGGMKFPF
- the dnaX gene encoding DNA polymerase III subunit gamma/tau, which encodes MSYLVLARKYRPRNFAEMVGQEHVVQALSNALTRQRLHHAYLFTGTRGVGKTTVARILAKSLNCQGPDGQGGITATPCGICPACSDIDSGRFVDYTELDAASNRGVDEVQSLLEQAVYKPVQGRFKVFMIDEVHMLTNTAFNAMLKTLEEPPEYLKFVLATTDPQKVPVTVLSRCLQFNLRPMAPQTVHAHLVQVLAAEQVAAEPQALQLLARAARGSMRDALSLTDQAIAFGSGQLQEAAVRQMLGAVDRSYVFRLIDALAQGDGRAVVETAQELRLNGLSAASTLEEMAAVLQRMAVLQAVPQQADAVDAQDPEAAETARLAAAMPADETHLLYSLCLHGRGELGLAPDEYAALTMVLLRLLAFKPGGAPSEKKSLHQPEAAPSGAVPVSVPVPAPTPAPAPAAAAAAASTPADPVAPAQTIAPALLDPAGAEKSGAAAVQSAPLQNAPEFVAIPVRVTPEPGARLQPTPHCASMPAPVSERCTPTEEGDIWHATVQELLAAEAITALARELALQSQLLARDDGHWLLRVDSESLNQPTARERLRAALQAAGHASQIRVELGVVCDSPARRNAAATAERQRRAQAIVANDPYVQSLMREHGAKIVPGSVKPA
- a CDS encoding 2-hydroxyacid dehydrogenase; this translates as MKITFCCTGTQAGPWLQGLAAALPQADISLWQPGAPQADHAVVWKPPQQFIDEQPRLRTLFNLGAGVDALLRLRLPPAALVVRLDDAGMAVQMAEYVCHAVIGHLREFDAYAGQMRAGRWDDLRPPRRRADLPVGVMGLGVLGQRVAGALAQFEFPVNGWSRSRKTAMDGVRTFSGADGFDAFLAASRVLVNLLPLTPDTVDIMNRTTLSRLQPGAYVINVARGAHLVDEDLLALIDSGHIAGATLDVFRSEPLPADHAFWRHPRITVTPHISARTLRQESIAQIAHKITTLEQGGAVAGVVDPARGY
- a CDS encoding BKACE family enzyme, with translation MTAPKPDAARHERQAPLAGERQPTATPASTSAWSGNPLIVTVAPNGAYKQPRDHAALPITADALAATARACLDAGAAMLHMHIRDAQGRHSLDLQGYRAAIHRVRQAVGQALVLQITSEAAGIYRAAAQIALVEALRPEAVSVGLREFDQPEIGEAGLQRFFTGLARQRTLTQIILYDLADLRRWQDLRARAVVPQAPWSLLFVLGRYSAGQTSSPRDLLPFVTAHEGPEPWAVCAFGATENSCIAAAAALGGHARVGFENNLLCKDGSIAPDNAALVRQAVQVAQALGRPLATADDIRQWR
- a CDS encoding hydroxymethylglutaryl-CoA lyase, whose protein sequence is MSLPAKVKIVDVGPRDGLQNEPAPVPAEIKIGLVQRLQDAGLKNIEVTSYVSPQWVPQMADNHQVMAGIARQQGVVYSVLTPNLKGFAAALPDRPDEIVVFGSASEAFSQKNINCSIAQSIERFAPVVQAARAAGIAVRGAMSCAVGCPYEGDVAPERVAYLAGLMKQIGVQHVGVADTIGVGTPRKVRRAVQAALQHYGIDAVSCHFHDTYGQALANTLATLEMGLWQYDSAVAGLGGCPYARGATGNVATEDMVYMLHGMDIETGIDLDKLVDAGAYISRFLGRKPHSRAASALLARRADG
- a CDS encoding YbaK/EbsC family protein, producing MTAISGASGMCATPLKDLPEAVQRVAAALQAQGHAHMPQMLDAAARTAQQAADALGIRVGQVAKSIIFRRQSDDAAVLVVTSGDRRVDEKKVAAQVGKIGRADADFVKARTGFSIGGVAPLAHATPPVTLIDQDLLRFDVVWAAAGHPHSVFALHPGDLQRLTGAPVVDVVQEPADMAAKSAP
- a CDS encoding DUF1289 domain-containing protein; translation: MSAARPPEGAHTVAEGAGIPSIAARPPEGAHTAAEGAGIPSIAVRPPEGARTVAEGAGTPVNAIDLLAERANKTCADGHFDGAHGAAVPSPCIAVCRMSPERGHCEGCFRTLDEIRLWSSADGPLRRRIWQQLLGRAGIALPALVSRHGSDVVGCAQPSERSARRIVRPIPSVLASDATPRCASMASADRQMIGDATLETPP
- a CDS encoding 2-hydroxychromene-2-carboxylate isomerase — translated: MKQIRFYLDFVSPYAWLAFERLPEVLAGLSHSVAYQPVLLGALLQQHHNPGPAGIAPKRDWTYRHVGWLGHAQGTPLQLPARHPFNPLPLLRLALACSDDGHINRFVAGAVLRHVWQGGQDALDAGRLAALGTELAGQLRPGQDNHGAAPKALLRANTEAAQAAGVFGVPTFEVDGKLFWGLDSLPMLRAYLDGDAWFDAGAWDAVRQIPSGLTPDKG
- a CDS encoding MFS transporter yields the protein MATAHPAPRPMTPEEKKVIFASSLGTVFEWYDFYLYGALASIIAKQFFSGLDAGSAFIFALLAFAAGFIVRPFGAIFFGRLGDMIGRKYTFLITILIMGLSTFLVGILPSYATVGVAAPVILIALRLLQGLALGGEYGGAATYVAEHSPHGKRGAYTSWIQTTATLGLFLSLAVILGVRTTLGEEAFASWGWRLPFLLSIVLLGISVWIRLSMSESPAFQKMKAEGKTSKAPLTESFARWKNLKIVILALLGLTAGQAAVWYSGQFYALLFLTETLKVDGATANILVAVALMIGTPFFVVFGTLSDRIGRKPIILTGCLLAALTYFPVFGALTKAANPALAEAQAKNQVLVMADASECSFQFNPTGQVKFTSSCDIAKQVLARASVSYENVPAAAGTPATIKIGETAITSYSSKGLPADEAKKKDAEFKQAVGDALKAAGYPAKADPERIDKVMIIAIITYLVLLVTMVYGPIAAILVEMFPTRIRYTSMSLPYHIGNGWFGGLLPTSAFAIVAQTGNMYNGLWFPVVIAGATVVIGGLFIKDTKDVDIYAND
- a CDS encoding IS110 family RNA-guided transposase, which encodes MSVTSMTVGIDVAKAHIDVCVLEPKSGAQRFTNDAEGHSALAALLQPLDVGLVVMEATGGYEVALACALQAAGLPVAVLNPRQARDFAKSMGRLAKTDAVDARMLAELAAVLLRREDLSRFLRPLTDECQQWLAALVTRRRQLLTMLHSERQRLQITPAKLHPSIEAIVAAIKAQLNELETQMVGHVREHFGDLDRLLQSAAGVGPVASATMIAELPELGRLNRREIAALVGVAPMANDSGSSKGRRRVQGGRFEVRRVLYMATLTATRYNPAIKAFYERLKAAGKLPKVALVACMRKLLTTLNAMVRTGKPWDKSLHGT
- a CDS encoding OsmC family protein, which encodes MECTVSWTGGAGTRSGMGFVAETGSGHVLAMDGAPDAAHPAHGGQNLAPRPMETVLAGTGGCTAYDVVLILQRGRHDVRGCSVKLTTERAATDPKVFTRIHMHFTVTGKGLAPAAVERAIALSHDKYCSASIMLGKTAEITTSYEVREL